One window of the Lemur catta isolate mLemCat1 chromosome 6, mLemCat1.pri, whole genome shotgun sequence genome contains the following:
- the TCF20 gene encoding transcription factor 20 isoform X2 encodes MQSFREQSSYHGNQQSYPQEVHGSSRIEEFSPRQAQMFQNFGGAGGSSGGSGSGSGGGRRGAAAAAAAMTSETSGHQGYQSFRKEAGDFYYMAGNKDPVATGTPQPPQRRPSGPVQSYGPPQGSSFGNQYGNEGHVGQFQAQHSALGGVSHYQQDYTGPFSPGSAQYQQQASSQQQQQQVQQLRQQLYQSHQPLPQAAGQPASGSSHLQAMQRPSTLPSSATGYQLRVGQFGQHYQSSASSSTSSSFPSPQRFSQSGQSYDGSYSVNAGSQYEGHNVGSNAQAYGTQSNYSYQPQSMKNFEQAKIPQGTQQGQQQQQQQQQQQQQQQQQQQHPSQHVMQYTNAATKLPLQSQVGQYSQPEVPVRSPMQFHQNFSPISNPSPAASVVQSPSCSSTPSPLMQSGENLQCGQGSVPMGSRNRILQLMPQLSPTPSMLPSPNSHATGFKGFGLEGVPEKRLTDPGLSSLSALSTQVANLPNTVQHMLLSDALTPQKKTSKRPSSSKKADSCTNSEGSSQPEEQLKSPMAESLDGGCSSSSEDQGERVRQLSGQSTSSDTTYKGGASEKAGSSPAPGAQNEPPRLSASPAAREEATSPGAKDTPSSSEGNPKVNEKTVGVIVSREAMTSRVEKPGGQDKGSQEDDPAATQRPPSNGGTKETSHASLPQPEPPGGGNKGNKNGDSNSNHNGEGNGQSGHSTVGPGFTGRTEPSKSPGSLRYSYKDSFGSAVPRNVSGFPQYPTGQEKGDFTGHGERKGRNEKFPSLLQEVLQGYHHHPDRRYSRSAQEHQGMASGLEGTTRPNVLVSQTNELASRGLLNKSIGSLLENPHWGPWERKSSSTAPEMKQINLADYPIPRKFEIEPQSSVHEPGGSLSERRSVICDISPLRQIVRDPGAHSLGHIGADTRIGRNERLNPSLSQSVILPGGLVSMETKLKSQSGQIKEEDFEQSKSQASFNNKKSGDHCHPASIKHESYRGNASPGAATHDPLSDYGPQDSRPTPMRRVPGRVGGREGMRGRSPSQYHDFAEKLKMSPGRSRGPGGDPHHMNPHMTFSERANRSSLHAPFSPNSESLASAYHTNTRAHAYGDPNAGLNSQLHYKRQMYQQQQEEYKDWSSTSAQGVIAAAQHRQEGPRKSPRQQQFLDRVRSPLKNDKDGMMYGPPVGTYHDPSAQEAGRCLMSSDGLSNKGMELKHGSQKLQESCWDLSRQTSPAKSSGPPGMSSQKRYGPPHETDGHGLAEATQSSKPSNVMLRLPGQEDHSSQNPLIMRRRVRSFISPIPSKRQSQDVKNSNTEDRGRLLHPSKEGTDKAFNSYAHLSHSQDIKSVPKRDSSKDLPSPDNRNCPAVTLTSPAKTKILPPRKGRGLKLEAIVQKITSPNIRRSASSNSAEAGGDTVTLDDILSLKSGPPEGGSVAVQDADMEKRKGEVVSDLVGPSNQELNIEKPLPRSSEEWRSGGDDKVKTETHPETVTTGKEPPGVMISATSQKPGSNQGRPDGSLGGTAPLIFPDSKNVPPVGILAPEANPKAEEKENDTVTVSPKQEGFPPKGYFPSGKKKGRPIGSVNKQKKQQQPPPPPPQPPQIPEGSADGEPKPKKQRQRRERRKPGAQPRKRKTKQAVPIVEPQEPEIKLKYATQPLDKTDAKNKTFFPYIHVVNKCELGAVCTIINAEEEEQTKLVRGRKGQRSLTPPPSSTESKALPASSFVLQGPVVTESSVMGHLVCCLCGKWASYRNMGDLFGPFYPQDYAATLPKNPPPKRASEMQSKVKVRHKSASNGSKTDTEEEEEQQQKEQRSLAAHPRFKRRHRSEDCGGGPRSLSRGLPCKKAATEGSSEKTALDSKPSVPTTSEGGPELELQIPELPLDSNEFWVHEGCILWANGIYLVCGRLYGLQEALEIAREMKCSHCQEAGATLGCYNKGCSFRYHYPCAIDADCLLHEENFSVRCPKHKVRLWR; translated from the exons ATGCAGTCCTTTCGGGAGCAAAGCAGTTACCACGGAAACCAGCAGAGCTACCCACAGGAGGTACACGGCTCATCCAGGATAGAAGAGTTCAGCCCTCGTCAGGCTCAGATGTTCCAGAATTTTGGGGGTGCAGGTGGCAGTAGTGGCGGCAGTGgtagtggcagtggtggtggacGACgaggagcagcagctgctgctgcagcGATGACTAGTGAAACCTCTGGCCATCAAGGTTACCAGAGTTTCAGAAAAGAGGCTGGAGATTTTTACTATATGGCAGGCAACAAAGACCCTGTGGCTACAGGAACCCCACAGCCTCCTCAGCGAAGGCCTTCTGGGCCTGTGCAGAGCTATGGACCCCCCCAAGGGAGCAGCTTTGGCAATCAGTATGGGAATGAGGGTCATGTGGGCCAGTTTCAAGCACAGCACTCTGCTCTTGGTGGTGTGTCTCATTATCAGCAGGATTACACAGGGCCTTTCTCTCCAGGGAGTGCTCAGTACCAACAGCAGGCTTCCagccaacagcagcagcagcaagtaCAGCAGTTGAGACAACAGCTTTACCAATCCCATCAGCCTCTGCCACAAGCTGCTGGCCAGCCAGCGTCTGGCTCGTCCCATCTCCAGGCAATGCAGCGGCCTTCAACTCTGCCATCCTCTGCCACTGGTTACCAGTTAAGAGTGGGTCAGTTTGGCCAACACTACCAGTCTTCTGCGTCCTcgtccacctcctcctccttcccttcaccACAGCGTTTTAGCCAGTCTGGACAGAGCTATGATGGCAGTTACAGTGTGAATGCTGGATCCCAGTATGAAGGACATAATGTGGGTTCTAATGCACAGGCTTATGGCACACAATCAAATTACAGCTATCAGCCTCAATctatgaagaattttgaacagGCAAAGATTCCACAAGGGACtcagcaggggcagcagcagcagcagcagcagcagcaacagcaacaacaacaacagcaacagcaacaacatcCCTCTCAGCATGTGATGCAGTATACCAACGCAGCCACCAAGCTGCCCCTGCAAAGCCAGGTGGGGCAGTACAGCCAGCCCGAAGTTCCTGTGAGGTCCCCCATGCAGTTTCACCAGAACTTCAGCCCTATTTCTAACCCTTCTCCAGCTGCCTCTGTGGTACAGTCCCCAAGCTGTAGCTCTACGCCATCTCCTCTGATGCAGAGTGGGGAGAATCTCCAGTGTGGGCAAGGCAGTGTGCCCATGGGTTCCAGAAACAGAATTTTACAGTTAATGCCTCAACTCAGTCCAACCCCATCAATGCTACCCAGTCCTAATTCTCATGCCACAGGCTTCAAAGGGTTTGGACTAGAAGGGGTGCCAGAAAAGCGATTGACAGATCCTGGTTTGAGTAGTTTGAGTGCCCTGAGTACTCAAGTGGCTAATCTTCCTAATACTGTCCAGCACATGTTACTTTCTGATGCCCTGACACCTCAGAAGAAGACCTCCAAGAGGCCCTCATCTTCTAAGAAAGCAGATAGCTGCACAAACTCCGAAGGTTCCTCACAGCCTGAAGAACAACTGAAGTCCCCTATGGCAGAATCACTGGATGGGGGCTGCTCCAGCAGTTCGGAAGACCAAGGCGAGAGAGTGCGGCAATTGAGTGGCCAGAGCACTAGCTCTGACACCACCTACAAGGGTGGAGCCTCAGAGAAAGCTGGCTCCTCACCAGCACCAGGTGCTCAGAATGAACCCCCCAGACTCAGTGCCAGCCCCGCAGCAAGAGAAGAGGCTACCTCGCCAGGTGCTAAGGACACACCATCGTCATCCGAGGGGAACCCAAAAGTCAATGAGAAAACAGTTGGAGTGATTGTCTCCCGGGAAGCCATGACAAGTCGGGTAGAAAAGCCTGGTGGACAAGATAAAGGCTCCCAAGAGGATGATCCTGCAGCCACTCAAAGGCCACCTAGCAATGGTGGGACAAAGGAAACCAGCCACGCCTCACTTCCACAGCCAGAGCCTCCAGGAGGAGGGAACAAAGGAAACAAGAATGGAGATAGCAACTCCAACCATAATGGAGAGGGAAATGGCCAGAGTGGCCACTCCACGGTGGGCCCTGGTTTTACAGGAAGAACTGAGCCTAGCAAATCTCCTGGAAGCCTACGCTATAGTTACAAAGATAGTTTTGGGTCAGCTGTGCCACGAAATGTCAGTGGCTTTCCTCAGTATCCTACAGGGCAAGAAAAGGGGGATTTCACTGGCCATGGAGAACGAAAGGGTAGAAATGAGAAGTTCCCGAGCCTCCTTCAGGAAGTTCTTCAGggctaccaccaccaccctgaCCGGAGATATTCTAGAAGTGCTCAGGAGCATCAGGGGATGGCTAGTGGCCTAGAAGGAACCACAAGGCCCAATGTCTTAGTGAGTCAGACCAATGAATTAGCTAGCAGAGGGCTTCTGAACAAAAGCATTGGGTCTCTCTTAGAAAACCCACATTGGGGCCCCTGGGAAAGGAAATCAAGCAGCACGGCTCCTGAAATGAAACAGATCAATTTGGCTGACTATCCAATTCCCAGAAAGTTTGAAATAGAGCCTCAGTCATCAGTCCATGAGCCTGGGGGTTCCCTCTCTGAACGAAGATCAGTGATCTGTGATATTTCTCCATTAAGACAGATTGTCAGGGACCCGGGGGCTCACTCACTGGGACACATAGGTGCCGACACCAGAATTGGGAGGAATGAACGTCTCAATCCAAGTTTAAGTCAGTCGGTCATTCTTCCAGGTGGTTTGGTGTCCATGGAAACAAAGCTGAAATCCCAGAGCGGGCAGATAAAAGAAGAAGACTTTGAACAATCCAAATCCCAAGCTAGTTTCAACAACAAGAAATCTGGGGACCACTGCCATCCTGCTAGCATCAAGCATGAGTCTTACCGTGGCAATGCCAGCCCCGGAGCAGCAACCCATGATCCCCTTTCAGACTATGGCCCACAAGACAGCAGACCCACACCAATGCGGCGGGTCCCTGGCAGAGTTGGTGGTCGGGAGGGCATGAGAGGTCGGTCCCCTTCTCAGTATCATGACTTTGCAGAAAAATTGAAGATGTCTCCTGGGAGGAGCAGAGGCCCAGGGGGAGACCCTCATCACATGAATCCACACATGACCTTTTCAGAGAGGGCCAATAGGAGTTCCTTACATGCTCCATTTTCTCCCAACTCAGAAAGCCTGGCCTCTGCCTATCACACGAACACTCGGGCTCATGCTTATGGAGACCCTAATGCAGGTTTGAATTCTCAGCTCCATTATAAGAGACAGATGTACCAACAGCAGCAAGAGGAGTATAAAGACTGGAGCAGCACTTCTGCTCAGGGAGTAATTGCTGCAGCACAGCACAGGCAGGAGGGGCCCCGGAAGAGCCCACGGCAGCAGCAGTTTCTTGACAGAGTACGGAGTCCtcttaaaaatgacaaagatggtATGATGTACGGCCCACCAGTAGGGACTTACCATGACCCCAGTGCTCAGGAGGCTGGGCGCTGCCTCATGTCCAGTGATGGTCTGTCTAACAAAGGCATGGAATTAAAGCATGGCTCCCAGAAGTTACAAGAATCTTGTTGGGATCTTTCTCGGCAAACTTCTCCAGCCAAAAGCAGTGGTCCTCCAGGAATGTCCAGTCAAAAAAGGTATGGGCCACCCCATGAGACTGATGGACATGGACTAGCTGAGGCTACACAGTCATCCAAACCCAGTAATGTTATGCTGAGGCTTCCAGGCCAAGAGGATCATTCTTCTCAAAACCCCTTAATCATGAGGAGGCGTGTCCGTTCTTTTATCTCTCCCATTCCCAGTAAGAGACAGTCACAAGATGTAAAGAACAGCAACACTGAAGATAGGGGGCGCCTCCTTCACCCATCAAAAGAAGGCACTGATAAAGCATTCAATTCCTATGCCCATCTTTCTCACAGTCAGGACATCAAGTCTGTCCCTAAGAGAGATTCCTCCAAGGACCTTCCAAGTCCAGATAATAGAAACTGCCCTGCTGTTACCCTCACAAGCCCTGCTAAAACCAAAATACTGCCCCCACGGAAAGGACGGGGATTGAAATTGGAAGCTATAGTTCAGAAGATCACGTCCCCAAATATTAGGAGGAGTGCATCCTCGAACAGTGCAGAGGCTGGGGGAGACACGGTTACGCTTGATGACATCTTGTCTTTGAAAAGTGGTCCTCCGGAAGGTGGGAGTGTTGCTGTTCAGGATGCTGacatggagaagagaaaaggtgAGGTAGTATCTGACCTAGTAGGTCCATCAAACCAGGAGTTGAACATTGAGAAACCTCTTCCAAGGTCTTCAGAAGAGTGGCGTAGTGGTGGGGACGACAAAGTGAAGACAGAGACACATCCGGAAACAGTTACTACCGGAAAGGAACCCCCTGGTGTCATGATATCTGCAACCTCACAAAAGCCTGGTAGTAATCAAGGGAGACCAGATGGTTCCCTGGGTGGAACAGCACCTTTAATCTTTCCTGACTCAAAGAATGTACCTCCAGTGGGCATATTGGCCCCTGAGGCAAATCCCAAGGCTGAAGAGAAAGAGAACGATACGGTTACAGTTTCGCCCAAACAAGAGGGTTTCCCTCCAAAAGGATATTTCCCATCAGGAAAGAAGAAGGGTAGACCCATTGGTAGTGtgaataagcaaaagaaacaacagCAGCCACCGCCTCCACCCCCTCAGCCCCCTCAGATACCAGAAGGTTCTGCAGATGGAGAGCCAAAGCCAAAAAAACAGAggcaaaggagggagagaagaaagccTGGGGCTCAGCCAAGGAAGCGAAAAACCAAACAAGCAGTTCCCATTGTAGAACCCCAAGAACCTGAGATCAAACTCAAGTATGCCACCCAGCCACTGGATAAAACTGATGCCAAGAACAAGACTTTTTTCCCTTATATCCATGTAGTAAATAAGTGTGAACTTGGAGCCGTTTGTACAATCATCAATGCTGAAGAAGAAGAACAGACCAAATTAGTGAGAGGTCGGAAGGGTCAGAGGTCACTGACCCCTCCACCCAGCAGCACTGAAAGCAAGGCACTCCCAGCTTCATCCTTTGTGCTGCAGGGACCTGTTGTGACAGAGTCTTCTGTTATGGGGCACCTGGTTTGCTGTCTCTGTGGCAAGTGGGCCAGTTACCGGAACATGGGTGACCTCTTTGGACCCTTTTATCCCCAGGATTATGCAGCCACTCTCCCGAAGAATCCACCTCCTAAGAGAGCCTCGGAAATGCAGAGCAAAGTGAAGGTACGGCACAAAAGTGCTTCTAATGGCTCCAAGACGGAcactgaggaggaagaggagcagcagCAGAAGGAGCAGAGGAGCCTGGCCGCACATCCCAGGTTTAAGCGGCGCCACCGCTCTGAAGACTGTGGTGGAGGCCCTCGGTCCCTGTCCAGGGGGCTCCCTTGTAAAAAAGCAGCCACCGAGGGCAGCAGCGAAAAGACTGCTTTGGACTCAAAGCCCTCTGTGCCAACCACTTCAGAAGGTGGCCCCGAGCTGGAGTTACAAATCCCTGAACTACCTCTTGACAGCAACGAATTTTGGGTCCATGAGGGATGTATTCTCTGGGCCAATGGAATCTACCTGGTTTGTGGCAGGCTCTATGGCCTGCAGGAAGCGCTGGAAATAGCCAGAGAGATG aaATGTTCCCACTGCCAGGAGGCAGGCGCCACcttgggctgctacaacaaaggCTGCTCCTTCCGATACCATTACCCGTGTGCCATTGATGCAG